A single genomic interval of Phreatobacter oligotrophus harbors:
- a CDS encoding zinc ribbon domain-containing protein encodes MAPGETRRQLEYKMQRAGGQLIVVPAPYTSQQCSCCGGTTQENRFIGRSVLLCLLRLRRLRRRQRCAEHPRQGSIDPWRKRRTSGDGL; translated from the coding sequence ATGGCGCCGGGCGAGACCCGCCGGCAGCTCGAGTACAAGATGCAGCGTGCCGGCGGTCAGCTCATCGTGGTGCCGGCGCCTTACACCTCGCAGCAGTGTTCCTGCTGCGGGGGGACGACACAGGAAAACCGATTTATCGGGAGATCGGTTCTCCTGTGTCTCCTACGGCTTCGCCGCCTGCGCAGACGTCAACGCTGCGCGGAACATCCTCGCCAAGGGTCTATCGACCCTTGGCGGAAGCGGAGGACATCCGGGGATGGCCTGTGA
- the rfbB gene encoding dTDP-glucose 4,6-dehydratase encodes MVRRVLVTGGAGFIGSAVCRHLIASGNHVLNVDKLTYAGNLASLSAIDNAPGYQFAQADICDQASVSEAINQFRPDHIMHLAAESHVDRSIVGAREFIDTNIVGTFAILEAARAYWLALPSERRDAFRFLHVSTDEVYGSLGPDGLFTEETRYDPSSPYSASKAAADHLVTAWVRTYGFPAVISNCSNNYGPFHFPEKLIPLVILNAMHEKPLPVYGKGDNIRDWLYVEDHAKALDLIVSKGRIGEKYNVGGRNERQNIEVVRRICDLLDRLRPRAGSYHELITFVTDRPGHDHRYAIDATKLETELGWKAEENFDTGIEKTVRWYIENEWWWRPLRERVYKGERLGLLKTTD; translated from the coding sequence ATGGTACGACGCGTTCTCGTTACTGGCGGCGCAGGTTTTATCGGTAGTGCCGTTTGCAGGCATCTCATCGCGTCAGGCAATCATGTCCTGAATGTCGACAAACTCACCTATGCCGGCAATCTCGCGTCACTGAGCGCTATCGACAATGCGCCGGGCTACCAGTTCGCCCAGGCCGATATTTGTGATCAAGCTTCGGTATCAGAGGCGATCAACCAGTTCCGGCCCGACCACATCATGCATCTTGCAGCCGAAAGCCACGTCGATCGCTCCATCGTCGGGGCCCGCGAGTTCATCGACACCAATATCGTGGGAACTTTCGCAATTCTGGAGGCTGCGCGGGCCTATTGGCTCGCCTTACCCAGCGAACGACGGGACGCCTTCCGCTTTCTTCACGTTTCCACGGACGAGGTTTATGGCTCCTTGGGGCCGGACGGGCTCTTCACCGAGGAAACCCGATATGATCCGAGCTCGCCTTATTCGGCATCCAAGGCGGCGGCCGATCACCTCGTGACAGCCTGGGTCAGGACCTATGGCTTCCCGGCTGTCATATCCAACTGCTCCAACAATTACGGCCCCTTCCACTTCCCGGAAAAGCTGATCCCTCTCGTCATCCTCAACGCGATGCACGAGAAGCCCCTGCCCGTTTACGGGAAAGGAGACAATATCCGTGATTGGCTCTACGTCGAGGATCATGCCAAGGCCCTGGACCTGATCGTCTCCAAAGGGCGCATTGGCGAGAAGTACAATGTCGGGGGCCGGAATGAGCGCCAAAACATCGAGGTTGTGCGCCGTATCTGCGACCTTCTCGACAGGCTGCGGCCACGAGCGGGCTCCTATCACGAGCTCATCACCTTCGTCACCGACCGCCCGGGCCACGATCATCGTTACGCGATCGATGCGACGAAACTTGAAACCGAGCTCGGTTGGAAGGCGGAGGAGAACTTCGATACCGGGATCGAGAAAACGGTCCGCTGGTACATCGAGAATGAGTGGTGGTGGCGGCCGCTTCGCGAGCGCGTTTACAAGGGTGAACGCCTGGGTCTCCTGAAAACGACGGATTGA